From a single Fusobacterium pseudoperiodonticum genomic region:
- a CDS encoding type II toxin-antitoxin system RelB/DinJ family antitoxin yields the protein MSMTREGNSYLGEKEKININFRIEKDLKDELDILCGEIGMTVTTAFTIFAKKFVRERRLPFIVDADPFYSEKNMERLKRSIEQLETKGGTVHEITEVLND from the coding sequence ATGAGCATGACAAGAGAAGGTAATAGTTATTTAGGTGAAAAGGAAAAAATCAATATCAACTTTAGAATTGAAAAAGATCTAAAAGATGAATTGGATATCCTTTGTGGCGAAATTGGCATGACAGTAACCACTGCATTTACTATCTTTGCCAAGAAGTTTGTTAGAGAAAGACGGTTACCATTTATAGTTGATGCAGACCCCTTTTATAGTGAAAAAAATATGGAAAGATTAAAAAGATCTATAGAACAATTGGAAACTAAAGGTGGTACCGTACATGAAATTACGGAGGTTTTAAATGATTAA
- a CDS encoding helix-turn-helix domain-containing protein, producing the protein MRRTSEILKEFRKTRGMTAAMMAEKLGISTVTMSAIDVGRKKLSEQMLEKLETMLPKDDFIDLLKSEREMNLPSFLLKKFEKYNIQSESITDITNISEISEEGKRKIYDFIELIKISERARNNRETVNISSLSTENKEKAREYIELLEIKQEKK; encoded by the coding sequence AATTTAGAAAAACTAGAGGAATGACTGCTGCAATGATGGCTGAAAAATTGGGAATATCTACAGTAACTATGTCTGCTATAGATGTTGGTAGAAAAAAACTCTCTGAACAGATGCTTGAAAAATTAGAAACTATGTTGCCAAAAGATGATTTCATAGATTTATTAAAATCAGAAAGAGAAATGAACCTTCCTTCTTTTTTACTCAAAAAATTTGAAAAATATAACATTCAGTCAGAATCTATAACTGACATTACAAATATTTCAGAAATATCAGAAGAAGGAAAAAGAAAAATATATGACTTTATAGAACTAATAAAAATTTCTGAGAGAGCAAGAAATAACAGAGAAACTGTTAATATATCAAGCTTATCTACTGAAAATAAAGAAAAAGCAAGAGAATATATTGAACTATTAGAAATAAAGCAAGAAAAAAAATAA
- a CDS encoding Txe/YoeB family addiction module toxin, with product MIKEWSDEAWEEFLEQVKKDKNFFKRLEKILKDIERHGYKGIGKPEPLKYDLAGYWSRRIDDYNRIVYKIENGRIKIAQCGLHYND from the coding sequence ATGATTAAAGAATGGTCTGATGAGGCTTGGGAGGAATTCCTAGAACAAGTAAAAAAAGATAAGAATTTTTTTAAAAGATTAGAAAAAATCTTAAAAGACATTGAAAGGCACGGATACAAAGGAATAGGAAAACCTGAGCCTTTAAAGTATGACCTTGCTGGCTATTGGAGTAGAAGGATTGATGATTATAACAGGATTGTTTATAAGATTGAAAATGGAAGAATAAAAATAGCACAGTGTGGTCTACATTATAATGACTAA